In a single window of the Polynucleobacter sp. MWH-UH24A genome:
- a CDS encoding histone, translating into MAIAKKKSAAKKPAAKKKVAAKKPAAKKAAKKRPAAKKAAKRPAAKKAAKKPAAKKAAKKKVAKKRPAAKKKKAAKKKPAKKAAKKRPAAKKKGASVKKPAAKPAVAAPTQTALNPAAAWPFPTGSRP; encoded by the coding sequence ATGGCAATCGCCAAAAAGAAGTCTGCTGCAAAGAAACCAGCTGCTAAGAAAAAAGTAGCTGCTAAGAAACCAGCTGCCAAAAAAGCAGCGAAGAAGCGCCCAGCTGCCAAAAAAGCAGCGAAGCGCCCAGCTGCCAAAAAAGCAGCGAAGAAGCCTGCCGCTAAAAAAGCTGCTAAGAAAAAAGTAGCCAAAAAGCGTCCTGCTGCTAAAAAGAAAAAAGCTGCCAAGAAAAAGCCTGCTAAAAAAGCAGCTAAGAAAAGGCCTGCTGCCAAGAAGAAAGGGGCTTCTGTAAAAAAGCCCGCGGCTAAGCCCGCCGTTGCTGCTCCAACGCAAACTGCGTTGAATCCGGCTGCGGCTTGGCCATTTCCTACAGGCAGCCGTCCCTAA
- a CDS encoding inner membrane protein YpjD — MTILGYSGFGWLPSLLYLLLIIVLGYRDQKRPETPFFIGLVQILILIVLIIHGILLYESIFNGEHFVFGFAQDLSLMAWVGLSFYWIQSFFLPISSLRLMTISMAMFCAILPDLFPGSVISQRAVSDPWFKAHFIVATFAVGFFSLTAMLAVLMNLQDRALRKGMANGMGGAPTWIESLPPLLTMESFLFRLLYVGYVLLSMTVFSGLFFSQELFGKPLVFDHKTVFALLSWLLFSGLVVARLRVGLRGPTAVRWVLGGFVALLLTYAGTRFVAEVILQRA, encoded by the coding sequence ATGACTATTTTAGGTTACTCGGGATTTGGCTGGCTGCCATCCCTACTTTATCTCTTGCTGATTATTGTTTTGGGCTATCGCGATCAAAAGCGCCCTGAAACCCCGTTTTTTATTGGCTTAGTCCAAATTCTGATTCTGATCGTTTTGATCATTCACGGAATTTTGTTATACGAGTCGATTTTTAACGGCGAGCACTTTGTGTTTGGTTTCGCGCAGGATTTGTCGCTTATGGCTTGGGTGGGATTGAGCTTTTACTGGATTCAAAGCTTTTTCTTGCCAATTTCAAGTTTACGGTTGATGACCATTAGTATGGCGATGTTTTGTGCAATCTTGCCGGATCTTTTCCCGGGCTCGGTCATTTCTCAGCGCGCAGTATCTGATCCTTGGTTTAAGGCACATTTTATTGTGGCAACCTTTGCGGTAGGCTTTTTTAGCCTAACAGCAATGCTAGCGGTATTAATGAACCTGCAAGATCGTGCTTTGCGTAAGGGCATGGCCAATGGCATGGGCGGCGCCCCAACTTGGATTGAGAGTCTGCCGCCATTATTGACCATGGAGAGCTTTTTGTTTCGCCTCCTCTATGTCGGTTATGTACTTTTAAGTATGACCGTTTTCTCAGGCTTATTTTTCTCGCAAGAGTTGTTCGGTAAACCATTGGTTTTTGACCATAAAACGGTGTTTGCACTCTTGTCATGGCTTTTATTTAGTGGTTTGGTGGTTGCGCGCTTGCGCGTTGGTTTACGTGGACCAACCGCGGTGCGGTGGGTTCTGGGTGGATTTGTGGCTCTGCTTTTAACTTATGCAGGTACCCGCTTTGTGGCCGAAGTGATTTTGCAGAGAGCCTAA
- a CDS encoding ribonucleotide-diphosphate reductase subunit beta produces the protein MLNWDEEVAPALAKAGFVPPPSPMAVPPVQVAPVADQVAVAPPVQAAPKLTTDATERRVNVADKRVINGTTDVNQLVPFKYKWAWEKYLAGCANHWMPQEINMNRDIALWKDPNGLTEDERRIIKRNLGFFVTADSLAANNIVLGTYRQITAPECRQYLLRQAFEEAIHTHAYQYIVESLGLDQAEIFNAYHEVPSIRDKDEFLIPFIDVLTDPAFKTGTLENDQKLLRSLIVFACVMEGLFFYVGFTQILAMGRQNKMMGAAEQYQYILRDESMHCNFGIDLINQIKLENPQLWTSAFKEEIRSIFEKAVELEYRYAEDTMPRGVLGLNAPMFKSYLRFICNRRCMQIGLDAMYPNEENPFPWMSEMIDLKKERNFFETRVIEYQTGGALNWE, from the coding sequence ATGTTGAACTGGGATGAAGAAGTGGCACCAGCCCTTGCTAAAGCGGGGTTTGTGCCACCACCCTCGCCGATGGCAGTTCCACCGGTGCAGGTTGCTCCTGTGGCCGATCAGGTTGCGGTCGCTCCTCCGGTGCAAGCTGCTCCAAAACTGACGACTGACGCAACCGAGCGCCGCGTGAACGTTGCCGATAAGCGAGTGATTAATGGAACGACCGACGTCAATCAGTTAGTTCCTTTTAAGTACAAGTGGGCCTGGGAAAAGTATTTGGCTGGTTGCGCGAACCATTGGATGCCCCAAGAAATCAATATGAATCGTGATATTGCGCTCTGGAAAGACCCCAATGGTCTTACTGAAGATGAGCGGCGCATTATTAAGCGTAATTTGGGTTTCTTTGTTACGGCCGATTCCTTAGCTGCAAATAACATCGTATTGGGAACCTATCGTCAGATTACTGCTCCCGAGTGCCGTCAGTATCTATTGCGCCAAGCTTTTGAGGAGGCTATTCACACGCACGCCTACCAATACATTGTCGAGTCTTTGGGTCTGGATCAGGCAGAAATCTTCAATGCCTACCATGAGGTTCCGTCGATTCGGGATAAAGATGAGTTCTTGATTCCGTTCATTGACGTGCTAACCGACCCCGCATTTAAGACTGGCACACTGGAAAATGATCAAAAATTACTGCGTTCACTGATTGTTTTTGCTTGCGTAATGGAAGGTTTGTTCTTTTATGTTGGTTTTACGCAAATCCTCGCAATGGGTCGTCAGAACAAAATGATGGGGGCTGCAGAACAGTATCAATACATCTTGCGCGATGAGTCGATGCATTGCAATTTTGGCATCGATTTAATCAACCAAATCAAGCTGGAGAACCCGCAGTTATGGACTTCCGCGTTCAAAGAAGAGATTCGGAGCATCTTTGAAAAAGCAGTTGAATTGGAGTATCGCTATGCCGAGGATACGATGCCAAGAGGGGTGCTTGGGCTCAATGCTCCGATGTTCAAAAGTTACCTTCGCTTCATCTGTAATCGTCGTTGTATGCAAATAGGACTTGACGCAATGTATCCAAATGAAGAGAATCCTTTTCCATGGATGTCAGAAATGATAGATCTGAAAAAAGAGAGAAACTTTTTTGAGACTAGAGTAATTGAGTATCAAACCGGTGGTGCGCTGAATTGGGAGTAA
- a CDS encoding carbohydrate kinase family protein: MASIICGSIAYDTIMTFEGRFQDQILPEQIHILNVAFLVPSMRREFGGCAGNIGYNLQLLGGKPLIMATVGADADPYLSHLERLGISRQFIKKLDQAFTAQAMITTDLANNQITAFHPGAMNDSHTNRVGDCMAHLSNNDRHIGIVAPDGRIGMWEHCHQFSQAKIPFIFDPGQGLPMFNGQELLELVDLATYVAVNDYEGEMLCQRTGLSLHELANRLEALIVTKGAQGAQIHAQGKVIDIPAVPAEKIADPTGCGDAFRGGLLYGLEKGLDWETTGRLASLMGSIKIAHQGPQNHQPTRAEISDRFKAAFGTAITL; this comes from the coding sequence ATGGCAAGTATTATTTGTGGCTCCATTGCGTATGACACGATCATGACCTTTGAGGGTCGTTTTCAAGATCAAATTCTTCCTGAACAAATTCATATTCTGAATGTCGCTTTTTTGGTTCCCAGCATGCGTAGAGAGTTTGGGGGGTGCGCCGGGAACATTGGCTATAACCTCCAACTCCTCGGCGGCAAACCTCTCATCATGGCAACAGTGGGAGCGGATGCAGATCCTTACCTCTCCCACCTCGAGAGGCTAGGAATAAGTCGCCAGTTCATTAAGAAGCTGGATCAGGCCTTCACAGCTCAAGCGATGATTACTACCGATCTTGCAAACAATCAAATTACTGCATTTCATCCTGGAGCGATGAATGATTCCCACACTAATCGAGTAGGCGACTGTATGGCCCATCTGTCGAATAACGATCGACACATTGGCATCGTCGCTCCAGATGGTCGAATTGGTATGTGGGAACACTGCCATCAATTTTCGCAGGCCAAGATTCCATTCATTTTCGATCCAGGTCAGGGGCTACCAATGTTTAATGGTCAAGAGCTTCTCGAGCTTGTAGATCTCGCCACCTATGTTGCTGTAAATGACTATGAGGGTGAAATGCTTTGCCAACGCACCGGTTTATCGCTTCACGAGCTTGCCAATCGACTTGAGGCGCTAATCGTTACTAAAGGAGCTCAAGGAGCTCAAATTCATGCGCAAGGCAAGGTGATTGACATTCCTGCAGTCCCGGCTGAGAAAATCGCCGACCCAACCGGTTGCGGAGATGCATTTCGGGGTGGTCTACTATACGGTCTTGAAAAAGGTTTGGACTGGGAGACGACTGGACGCTTAGCGAGCCTCATGGGATCGATCAAAATCGCTCACCAAGGCCCCCAAAACCATCAACCAACGCGCGCTGAAATTAGCGATCGCTTCAAAGCTGCTTTTGGGACGGCTATTACCCTCTAA
- the ffh gene encoding signal recognition particle protein, whose product MLENLTDRLSRVVKTMRGQARLTESNTADMLREIRLALLEADVALPVVKSLMEQIKFKALGEDVVGSLTPGQALVGVVQRELTLIMGGDEESRGKLNLATQPPAVILTAGLQGAGKTTSVAKLAKFLQEKFKKKVLTVSCDVYRPAAIEQLKTVSAQVGADFFPSSSDQKPIDIANAALDWAKRHYHDVLIVDTAGRLGIDEQMMQEIKSLHASVRPIETLFVVDAMLGQDAINTARAFHEALPLSGVILTKLDGDSRGGAALSVRHITGVPIKFIGVAEKMDGLEAFDAERMTNRILGMGDILALVEQAQQNVDVEQAQKIAKKIQKGGFDLGDFREQIKQMQNMGGMANLLDKLPSQIAQQASKANLGMADKQMKHMQGIIDSMTPQERAKPELLKASRKRRIAAGAGVQVQEVNRLLVQFEQMQGMMKQMKGGKMAKMMGSLAARGAAKGLGGLFKK is encoded by the coding sequence ATGCTTGAGAATCTGACCGATCGCCTAAGTCGTGTGGTTAAAACCATGCGAGGGCAAGCTCGCCTAACAGAAAGCAATACCGCGGATATGCTTCGCGAGATTCGTCTCGCTTTACTTGAGGCAGACGTTGCTTTACCGGTTGTTAAGAGCCTGATGGAGCAAATTAAGTTCAAGGCACTTGGTGAGGATGTGGTGGGTAGCCTAACGCCTGGTCAAGCTTTGGTGGGGGTGGTACAACGCGAGCTAACCCTCATCATGGGCGGAGACGAGGAAAGCCGTGGCAAATTAAATTTAGCCACTCAACCCCCTGCGGTCATCCTAACGGCTGGCTTGCAAGGAGCGGGTAAAACAACATCGGTAGCTAAACTTGCCAAATTTTTACAAGAAAAGTTCAAGAAAAAAGTTCTAACGGTGTCGTGCGACGTGTATCGTCCGGCCGCAATCGAACAATTAAAAACCGTCAGCGCTCAAGTTGGAGCCGATTTCTTTCCAAGCTCATCCGATCAAAAACCCATTGACATCGCAAATGCCGCTCTTGATTGGGCTAAGCGCCATTACCACGATGTTTTAATTGTTGATACGGCAGGTCGTTTAGGCATTGATGAGCAAATGATGCAAGAGATCAAATCATTGCATGCCAGTGTGAGACCGATTGAAACCCTTTTTGTTGTCGATGCAATGCTCGGTCAAGACGCCATCAATACGGCACGGGCTTTTCATGAAGCATTGCCTTTGAGCGGCGTCATCCTCACCAAACTGGACGGCGATTCTCGCGGCGGCGCAGCCTTATCGGTTCGTCATATCACCGGGGTGCCCATCAAATTTATTGGTGTTGCAGAAAAGATGGATGGGCTTGAGGCGTTTGATGCAGAGCGCATGACCAATCGCATATTGGGCATGGGCGATATCTTGGCATTGGTTGAGCAAGCCCAGCAAAATGTCGATGTTGAGCAAGCTCAAAAGATTGCCAAAAAAATTCAAAAGGGTGGCTTTGATCTTGGTGACTTCCGGGAACAAATTAAGCAAATGCAAAACATGGGGGGCATGGCTAATCTTCTCGATAAACTACCCAGCCAAATCGCACAACAGGCTAGCAAAGCCAACTTAGGAATGGCTGATAAGCAAATGAAACACATGCAAGGGATCATTGATAGTATGACCCCGCAAGAACGAGCAAAGCCTGAGCTCCTTAAGGCGAGTCGTAAACGACGGATTGCTGCGGGCGCGGGCGTTCAGGTCCAAGAGGTCAATCGTCTCTTGGTGCAATTTGAACAAATGCAAGGGATGATGAAGCAAATGAAAGGCGGCAAGATGGCCAAAATGATGGGTTCGCTTGCCGCTCGCGGAGCCGCCAAAGGGCTTGGCGGGCTGTTCAAAAAGTAG
- a CDS encoding ribonucleoside-diphosphate reductase subunit alpha encodes MTFADPQAAGQAGTMSHGGVSPVGNLTQTPSANYVAGGVGLAQTTQLSDYKIIRRNGSVVAFEPSKIAIAVTKAFLAVNGGQGAASARIREQVEQLTQNVVRALLRSRPNGGTFHIEDIQDQVELALMRSGEHNVARAYVLYREKRNQERAAQQSAAQEQATDSSLPSVQVNDNGVSKPLNVAALRSVIEAACEGLGNHIDASPIMTETIKNLYDGVPMAQVYDSAILASRTLIEKDPAYSQVTARILMHVIRKEILGREVLQGDMQSEYPNYFPQFIRKGIEAELLDPRLLEFDLSKISAALNADRDLQFNYLGLQTLYDRYFLHIEDHRIEMPQAFFMRVAMGLALNEPERERRAIEFYEVLSTFDFMSSTPTLFNSATLRSQLSSCYLTTVDDDLDGIYEALKENALLSKFAGGLGNDWTNVRALGSHIKGTNGKSQGVVPFLKVVNDTAVAVNQGGKRKGAVCAYLETWHLDIEEFLELRKNTGDDRRRTHDMNTSNWIPDLFMKRVMENGEWTLFSPSSTPDLHDKYGKAFEQAYIAYEKRAEAGEIKPSKKIPAVQLWRKMLAMLFETGHPWITYKDPCNIRSPQQHVGVVHSSNLCTEITLNTNETEIAVCNLGSVNLTAHMTTDANGQMVLDHAKLKKTIQTAMRMLDNVIDINYYAVAKARNSNMKHRPVGLGIMGFQDCLHMQRIPYASEAAVKFADTSMEAVCYYAYQASSELAKERGTYSSYQGSLWDRGILPQDTLKMLQEERGGYVEVDQSSTMDWNALRAQIKQHGMRNSNCVAIAPTATISNIIGVSACIEPTFQNLFVKSNLSGEFTVVNDYLVRDLKDRGLWDEVMIADLKYFDGTLSKIDRVPQDLRDLYATAFEVEPSWLVEAASRRQKWIDQAQSLNIYMAGASGKKLDDTYKLAWIRGLKTTYYLRTMAATHVEKSTVATGQLNAVSSGAASTAGAIAADGPVCTMRPGDPGFEECEACQ; translated from the coding sequence ATGACCTTCGCCGATCCTCAAGCAGCTGGCCAAGCAGGCACCATGAGTCATGGAGGCGTTAGCCCGGTAGGTAATTTGACCCAAACCCCGTCCGCCAACTATGTGGCGGGTGGCGTAGGCCTTGCTCAAACCACCCAGCTTTCAGACTACAAAATTATTCGTCGCAATGGTTCGGTAGTGGCTTTTGAGCCTTCCAAAATTGCAATTGCTGTCACTAAAGCCTTTTTGGCAGTGAATGGTGGACAGGGCGCCGCCTCAGCAAGAATTCGTGAGCAGGTTGAGCAATTAACCCAGAACGTTGTACGTGCACTATTGCGCAGCCGTCCCAATGGCGGAACGTTTCATATTGAAGATATCCAGGACCAAGTTGAGTTAGCTTTGATGCGTAGCGGTGAGCATAACGTTGCTCGCGCTTATGTTCTGTATCGCGAAAAGCGTAACCAAGAGCGCGCAGCCCAACAAAGTGCTGCCCAAGAACAAGCTACAGACTCAAGCCTGCCTTCCGTTCAAGTGAATGACAACGGTGTTAGCAAACCCCTGAACGTGGCTGCCTTACGCAGTGTGATTGAGGCAGCGTGCGAAGGATTGGGTAACCATATTGATGCTAGCCCCATCATGACCGAGACCATCAAGAATCTTTATGATGGCGTCCCCATGGCTCAGGTCTATGACTCCGCTATTTTGGCGTCCCGTACCTTGATTGAGAAAGATCCTGCTTACAGTCAGGTAACCGCTCGCATATTGATGCATGTGATTCGTAAGGAGATTCTAGGACGCGAGGTCTTGCAAGGCGATATGCAGTCTGAGTATCCGAACTACTTCCCCCAATTTATTCGTAAGGGCATTGAGGCGGAACTCTTAGACCCCCGACTTTTAGAGTTTGATCTGAGCAAAATCTCGGCAGCTCTAAACGCTGACCGGGATTTGCAATTTAATTATTTAGGCCTCCAGACCCTCTACGATCGTTATTTCTTGCATATCGAAGATCACCGCATTGAAATGCCGCAGGCGTTTTTCATGCGGGTGGCGATGGGCTTGGCTTTAAATGAGCCTGAGCGTGAGCGCCGTGCAATTGAGTTTTATGAAGTTCTCTCAACCTTTGACTTCATGTCAAGCACCCCAACGTTGTTTAATTCAGCAACTTTGCGTTCGCAATTATCGAGCTGCTACCTAACCACGGTGGATGACGACTTAGATGGTATTTATGAGGCTCTTAAAGAGAATGCCTTGTTATCTAAATTTGCTGGTGGCTTGGGGAATGACTGGACCAATGTGCGTGCATTAGGAAGTCATATCAAGGGGACCAATGGTAAGTCCCAGGGCGTTGTCCCGTTCCTGAAGGTTGTGAACGACACAGCGGTGGCTGTGAATCAGGGCGGTAAGCGCAAAGGCGCAGTCTGCGCTTACTTGGAAACTTGGCACCTGGATATTGAAGAGTTCTTGGAGCTTCGTAAAAATACCGGTGACGATCGCCGTCGTACCCACGACATGAACACGTCCAATTGGATCCCTGATTTGTTTATGAAGCGGGTGATGGAAAACGGGGAGTGGACTTTGTTTTCTCCATCCAGCACTCCTGATTTACACGATAAGTATGGCAAAGCTTTTGAGCAAGCTTATATTGCCTATGAGAAACGTGCCGAGGCAGGAGAAATTAAGCCATCGAAGAAAATCCCTGCGGTTCAGTTATGGCGCAAGATGTTAGCGATGCTGTTTGAGACCGGACATCCTTGGATTACGTATAAAGATCCTTGCAATATTCGTAGCCCCCAACAGCATGTGGGCGTAGTTCATTCATCGAATTTGTGTACCGAGATTACCCTCAACACCAATGAGACTGAAATTGCTGTATGTAATCTAGGCTCAGTCAACCTCACCGCCCATATGACCACCGATGCCAATGGTCAGATGGTGCTCGATCACGCCAAGCTGAAGAAAACGATTCAGACTGCGATGCGAATGCTCGATAACGTAATTGACATCAATTACTACGCGGTTGCTAAGGCTCGTAACTCCAATATGAAGCACCGCCCAGTCGGCCTTGGAATTATGGGCTTCCAAGATTGCTTGCACATGCAACGCATTCCGTATGCGAGTGAGGCCGCGGTTAAGTTTGCTGATACATCGATGGAAGCGGTTTGCTACTATGCCTATCAGGCGTCGAGTGAACTTGCTAAAGAACGTGGTACCTATAGTAGTTACCAAGGATCATTGTGGGATCGCGGCATTCTGCCTCAGGATACCCTGAAGATGCTTCAAGAGGAGCGTGGTGGCTATGTCGAGGTGGATCAGTCCAGCACGATGGATTGGAATGCCTTGCGCGCCCAGATCAAGCAACACGGCATGCGCAACTCCAATTGCGTGGCAATTGCTCCAACCGCCACGATTTCCAATATTATTGGCGTCTCCGCCTGCATTGAGCCAACCTTCCAGAACCTCTTTGTGAAATCGAATCTTTCTGGCGAGTTCACCGTGGTCAATGACTACCTGGTGCGGGACTTAAAAGATCGCGGACTCTGGGATGAGGTCATGATCGCTGATTTGAAGTATTTTGATGGCACTCTGTCCAAAATTGATCGCGTTCCCCAAGATTTACGTGATTTATACGCCACCGCCTTTGAGGTTGAGCCAAGCTGGTTGGTTGAGGCTGCTTCACGTCGCCAGAAGTGGATCGATCAAGCGCAATCGCTCAATATCTATATGGCCGGTGCCTCAGGTAAGAAGTTGGATGACACGTATAAGTTGGCTTGGATTCGGGGTTTAAAAACAACGTATTACTTGCGGACGATGGCGGCAACCCATGTTGAGAAATCAACGGTTGCCACTGGCCAGCTTAATGCGGTCTCTAGCGGGGCTGCCAGTACTGCGGGTGCGATTGCGGCAGATGGTCCGGTTTGCACTATGCGTCCTGGAGACCCAGGATTTGAAGAATGTGAAGCCTGTCAGTAA
- a CDS encoding DUF3426 domain-containing protein: MPNQISNAPLIEDAEIPNRVITGTIVAKINRHRPQALFIATGLFITISCFVVWSLWRIPILHFLAPSVDKNPSPIALHGFELMQTMDQVICKVLPCARAAAIDFKAWRFQLANLGMDEAKRGEEVQSILQIELQNRLLISVAIPHLELTLSDADENTITQILMSPREWLPKTWQNAHPDFEQTGAPPKEQFNLSIPLRLPANTAGYRLRVAYPSFTQPPSL, translated from the coding sequence ATGCCAAATCAGATTTCGAATGCGCCCTTGATTGAGGATGCTGAAATACCGAATCGCGTAATTACTGGTACTATTGTTGCAAAGATTAATCGCCATCGTCCGCAAGCGCTTTTTATTGCCACTGGACTATTTATTACCATCAGCTGCTTCGTTGTATGGAGTCTTTGGCGTATCCCAATCTTGCATTTTTTGGCCCCCAGTGTAGATAAAAACCCGAGCCCGATTGCCTTACATGGCTTTGAGCTAATGCAAACGATGGATCAGGTAATTTGTAAGGTATTGCCTTGCGCTCGAGCTGCCGCAATCGATTTCAAAGCTTGGCGCTTTCAACTTGCTAATCTTGGTATGGATGAAGCGAAGCGTGGGGAAGAAGTGCAATCTATCTTGCAAATCGAGCTACAAAACCGCCTATTGATTTCTGTTGCAATCCCCCATCTCGAACTAACACTAAGCGATGCCGATGAAAATACGATTACTCAAATTCTGATGAGCCCCAGAGAATGGCTCCCAAAAACCTGGCAAAACGCTCACCCTGACTTTGAGCAAACCGGGGCCCCGCCCAAGGAACAATTTAACCTTTCTATTCCCCTGCGACTTCCTGCCAATACGGCAGGCTATCGCTTACGTGTAGCATATCCCTCTTTCACTCAACCACCATCCCTTTAG
- the ampD gene encoding 1,6-anhydro-N-acetylmuramyl-L-alanine amidase AmpD has translation MLKWILLALGLGFAYWWLVVKKKRDQEKSAEPKVAPPPLKAKRMVSCSYCDLHLPEEDAIAWDGRYYCCVDHRDSLSQKGWWGKAQWRASPNFDERPTQIEPDLVVIHHISLPPGQFGRGHIIDFFQNKLDPRAHPYFEQIVQQKVSSHFLIDRDGQLVQLVSVHKRAWHAGVSQFFERERCNDFSIGIELEGDGESAFTNEQYTALSQLIALLEKNFPAMRFAGHSDIAPDRKTDPGKSFDWARIQRLANLSQEQLPFGVDSR, from the coding sequence TTGCTGAAATGGATTTTGCTGGCTTTGGGATTGGGCTTTGCCTATTGGTGGTTGGTGGTTAAGAAAAAGCGAGATCAAGAAAAATCGGCAGAGCCTAAAGTAGCGCCGCCGCCGCTAAAGGCAAAGCGTATGGTCTCTTGTTCCTACTGCGATCTTCACTTGCCCGAAGAGGATGCCATTGCCTGGGATGGTCGCTATTACTGCTGCGTCGATCATCGCGATAGTCTTAGTCAGAAGGGTTGGTGGGGCAAAGCGCAATGGCGGGCTTCTCCAAACTTTGATGAGCGACCCACCCAAATTGAGCCCGATCTGGTGGTGATCCATCACATTAGTTTGCCGCCCGGTCAATTCGGTCGAGGACACATTATTGATTTTTTTCAAAACAAGCTAGATCCTCGTGCTCACCCTTATTTTGAACAAATTGTGCAGCAGAAGGTTTCAAGCCATTTTTTGATTGATCGTGATGGACAATTAGTTCAACTGGTGTCAGTTCATAAGCGGGCTTGGCATGCAGGTGTATCGCAATTTTTTGAGCGGGAGCGCTGCAATGATTTCTCAATCGGTATTGAGCTGGAAGGCGATGGGGAATCGGCTTTTACAAATGAGCAATACACGGCACTGAGCCAACTAATTGCCTTATTGGAGAAAAATTTTCCGGCCATGCGTTTTGCTGGGCATAGCGATATTGCGCCCGATCGCAAGACAGACCCCGGGAAATCATTCGATTGGGCTCGAATACAACGATTGGCAAACCTAAGTCAGGAACAATTGCCCTTTGGGGTCGACTCTCGCTAA